A DNA window from Daucus carota subsp. sativus chromosome 3, DH1 v3.0, whole genome shotgun sequence contains the following coding sequences:
- the LOC135151432 gene encoding uncharacterized protein LOC135151432: MRKLGIVSIPLEESMNIEIANQEVITVDQVCPNCEVMIQKQLFTVDLIPFKLGEFEVILGMDWLTRYDAQINCRRKRVSLRGDNGKRVILRGQKHHKKFLTMIQAKKLLRQELPGLPPDREIEFTIDLVPGTAPISKAPYRMAPTEMKELATQLQELLEKESLDQACPVGSPSVIR, from the exons ATGCGAAAGTTGGGAATTGTTTCAATACCTTTAGAGGAATCTATGAACATAGAAATAGCGAATCAAGAAGTGATCACTGTGGATCAAGTGTGCCCTAATTGTGAAGTAATGATTCAGAAACAACTTTTCACGGTAGATTTGATTCCTTTTAAATTAGGGGAGTTTGAGGTGATACTCGGAATGGATTGGTTAACGCGTTATGATGCTCAAATTAACTGTAGACGAAAGCGTGTAAGTTTAAGGGGTGATAATGGGAAGAGAGTAATTCTGAGGGGGCAAAAACATCATAAGAAGTTTCTAACTATGATCCAAGCCAAGAAACTGCTTCGTCAGG AGTTGCCAGGATTACCCCCAGATAGAGAGATTGAGTTCACTATAGACCTTGTGCCAGGTACTGCACCCATATCTAAAGCTCCTTATAGAATGGCACCAACTGAAATGAAAGAACTAGCCACACAATTACAAGAATTACTCGAGAAAGAGTCATTAGACCAAGCGTGTCCCGTGGGGAGCCCCAGTGTTATTCGTTAA